A stretch of Arthrobacter sunyaminii DNA encodes these proteins:
- a CDS encoding ABC transporter substrate-binding protein, translated as MSPARPPKPHPQIPRTLAVLTAGAMLATAVSGCGGPAAASGSDTFVFATGKDISCLDPHVDGDMPQASIAANYLDSLVSQDSGGTIHPWLATAWSVSGDGLTYTFTVRDDVWFTDGTKLTAEAVKANLDHMVDPNTQSGTAGGYLKPYESTQVVDPTTAVVTLNRPYAAFLEVLAQPFLGIQSPAALKRPQVENCHSPVGSGPYKILDYVPQSKVTLVRNEDYNSAPPYAQHDGPAHIEKIEWRIVPEDSTRYGLLRAGQADALDLMPSVHFAEAEADGNVELTLRDRPGNPTNLILNTTRAPFDDLNVRKAFLHSAYVDAGINSVYFGTVTRAGGPLSSTTGFYSPDFEHVYDPDPAEAARLLDDAGWTEHDAEGYRVKDGERLRVHFPYTPGAWPAAHQALVTQIQATAKQAGFEVLIENGDAATVSELGNTFEYDLRADYWNTNTADVLRIVFSSEYTESAGFVANGSGFRNPGLDSILNAALATDDAAVRKDLYHQAQQIVSDHALQLPLYNQASQVALRSDRWTNLTLEPSLSLPYLYDVTAVDPQ; from the coding sequence GTGAGCCCAGCAAGACCTCCCAAACCCCATCCCCAGATACCCCGCACCCTCGCCGTCCTCACGGCAGGGGCCATGCTCGCCACTGCCGTTTCCGGTTGCGGCGGGCCGGCCGCAGCCAGCGGCAGCGACACCTTTGTCTTTGCCACCGGCAAGGACATTTCCTGCCTGGATCCCCACGTGGACGGCGACATGCCGCAGGCATCCATCGCAGCGAACTACCTGGATTCCCTCGTTTCACAGGACAGCGGCGGCACCATCCACCCGTGGCTCGCCACAGCATGGTCAGTGTCCGGCGACGGCCTCACCTACACATTCACAGTGCGCGACGACGTCTGGTTCACCGACGGGACAAAACTCACCGCGGAAGCAGTGAAGGCAAACCTGGACCACATGGTGGATCCAAACACCCAGTCAGGTACCGCAGGCGGTTACCTCAAACCCTACGAGTCCACGCAGGTAGTGGACCCGACCACCGCCGTCGTCACCCTGAACCGCCCGTATGCGGCGTTCCTTGAGGTGCTCGCCCAGCCCTTCCTCGGCATCCAGTCACCCGCGGCCCTGAAGCGGCCGCAAGTGGAAAACTGCCACTCGCCGGTGGGCTCGGGACCGTACAAGATCCTGGACTACGTCCCGCAGTCCAAGGTCACCCTGGTCCGCAACGAAGACTACAACTCCGCTCCGCCCTACGCGCAGCATGACGGCCCGGCACACATTGAGAAGATCGAATGGCGCATTGTTCCCGAAGACTCCACCAGGTACGGCCTGCTGCGGGCAGGCCAGGCGGACGCCCTGGACCTCATGCCCTCGGTCCACTTTGCCGAGGCGGAAGCGGACGGAAACGTGGAGCTGACCCTGCGTGACCGGCCCGGAAACCCTACCAACCTCATCCTCAACACCACCCGTGCGCCGTTTGACGATCTCAACGTCCGCAAGGCTTTCCTGCACAGCGCTTACGTGGACGCTGGCATCAACAGCGTCTACTTCGGCACCGTCACCCGGGCCGGCGGGCCGCTCAGCTCCACCACCGGCTTCTACTCCCCCGATTTTGAGCACGTCTATGACCCGGACCCCGCCGAAGCAGCGCGCCTGCTCGACGATGCCGGCTGGACGGAGCACGACGCCGAAGGGTACCGGGTGAAAGACGGCGAGCGCCTGAGAGTTCATTTCCCGTACACCCCCGGAGCCTGGCCCGCTGCGCACCAGGCGCTGGTCACTCAAATCCAGGCGACAGCGAAGCAGGCCGGCTTCGAGGTGCTGATCGAGAACGGCGACGCAGCAACCGTGAGCGAACTGGGCAACACCTTCGAATACGACCTTCGCGCCGATTACTGGAACACCAACACCGCCGATGTGCTCCGCATTGTCTTCTCCTCGGAATACACCGAGTCTGCCGGCTTTGTAGCCAACGGATCGGGCTTTCGCAATCCCGGGCTGGACTCGATCCTGAACGCGGCACTTGCCACCGACGATGCTGCCGTCCGGAAGGACCTTTACCACCAGGCCCAGCAGATCGTCAGCGACCACGCCCTGCAGCTGCCGCTTTACAACCAGGCCAGCCAGGTGGCCCTGCGCAGCGACCGCTGGACAAACCTCACCCTTGAACCCAGCCTTTCCCTCCCCTACCTCTACGACGTCACGGCGGTGGATCCCCAATGA
- a CDS encoding MDR family MFS transporter produces MTHKQVLESLSGLLLGMFVSILAGTVVSTSLPLIISDLDGNQSAYTWVVTGTLLATTVSTPLWGKFADLFNRKLLIQLALGIFVLGSALAGFSQDTSTLIVFRVLQGLGAGGLAALSQIIMADIISPRDRGKYAGLFGAVMAVGTVGGPLLGGVVTDAFGWRWNFFIALPVAVAAIILLQMTLHLPQHAKRKVHIDYLGAVLIAGGVSLLMIWVTLAGNQFGWGSLASFLMVAGSALLLIAAVLVEFKSPEPIIPLSMFKNRTFTLAVVASISVGVSMFGTSVFLAQYMQLARGATPTESGLLTIPMMAGLLVSSTLFGTIISRTGKWKAVMISGGVLTVVGSILLSTLAYDTNLVLVGIYMAVLGAGLGMLMQNLVLVVQNSIEVKNLGVATSAVTFFRSLGGTVGVSVLGSVLGTIVASEIKDGIGALAPADQAAAAVALGSGSIPKVSELPDAIAVLVESAYGVGVGSVFLYSVPLAVITLLAVIFIPNAKLGRQNAVQLKKAAATADPAATAGIAGASAPAETQASDTAADSAARNERPSPAELALADVATGAVALVDPVSPVRTANPESQPK; encoded by the coding sequence ATGACTCACAAGCAGGTGCTGGAATCCCTTTCCGGCCTGCTCCTTGGCATGTTTGTCTCGATTCTGGCGGGCACGGTGGTTTCCACCTCCCTGCCGCTGATCATCTCGGACCTTGACGGCAACCAGTCCGCCTACACCTGGGTGGTGACGGGAACACTGCTGGCCACAACGGTGTCAACGCCGCTGTGGGGCAAGTTTGCTGACCTGTTCAACCGCAAGCTGCTGATCCAGCTCGCTCTTGGCATCTTTGTGCTCGGCTCGGCCCTGGCCGGCTTCTCGCAGGACACCAGCACACTGATTGTCTTCCGCGTGCTGCAGGGTCTGGGTGCCGGTGGTCTCGCCGCGCTGAGCCAGATCATCATGGCTGACATCATCAGCCCGCGCGACCGCGGGAAGTACGCCGGACTCTTTGGTGCCGTCATGGCGGTGGGCACAGTGGGCGGACCGCTGCTGGGCGGTGTTGTCACCGACGCCTTCGGCTGGCGCTGGAACTTCTTCATTGCCCTGCCGGTGGCGGTGGCTGCCATCATCCTGCTGCAGATGACCCTGCACCTGCCCCAGCACGCCAAGCGCAAGGTCCACATCGACTACTTGGGTGCTGTCCTGATCGCCGGCGGCGTGTCGCTGCTGATGATCTGGGTGACCCTGGCGGGCAACCAGTTCGGCTGGGGCTCGCTGGCCTCCTTCCTGATGGTCGCCGGATCCGCCTTGCTGCTGATCGCTGCCGTGCTGGTGGAATTCAAGTCCCCGGAACCGATCATTCCGCTGTCCATGTTCAAGAACCGCACCTTCACCCTTGCCGTCGTGGCGAGCATTTCCGTGGGCGTGTCCATGTTCGGCACTTCTGTGTTCCTGGCGCAGTACATGCAGCTGGCCCGCGGCGCTACCCCCACCGAGTCCGGCCTGCTGACCATCCCCATGATGGCCGGCCTGCTGGTCTCCTCCACGCTGTTCGGAACGATCATCAGCCGCACCGGCAAGTGGAAGGCCGTGATGATTTCCGGCGGTGTGCTCACCGTGGTGGGTTCCATCCTGCTGAGCACGCTGGCCTATGACACCAACCTGGTGCTGGTCGGCATCTACATGGCCGTTCTGGGCGCAGGCCTGGGTATGCTGATGCAGAACCTGGTGCTCGTGGTCCAGAACTCCATTGAGGTGAAGAACCTCGGTGTGGCCACCAGTGCGGTGACCTTCTTCCGCAGCCTCGGCGGCACCGTGGGCGTTTCCGTGCTGGGCTCGGTGCTCGGGACCATCGTTGCCTCCGAAATCAAGGACGGCATCGGTGCGCTGGCGCCGGCTGACCAGGCTGCGGCCGCCGTGGCCCTGGGCAGCGGATCCATCCCCAAGGTCTCCGAACTTCCTGATGCCATTGCCGTGCTGGTGGAAAGTGCGTACGGCGTCGGCGTCGGCTCGGTCTTCCTGTACAGCGTTCCGCTGGCTGTCATCACGCTGCTGGCTGTCATCTTCATTCCGAACGCCAAGCTTGGCCGCCAGAATGCCGTACAGCTGAAAAAGGCCGCCGCAACCGCTGATCCTGCGGCGACCGCCGGCATCGCCGGAGCTTCCGCCCCGGCGGAGACCCAGGCATCCGACACCGCTGCGGATTCAGCGGCCCGGAACGAGCGTCCCTCACCGGCCGAGCTTGCACTGGCCGACGTGGCGACGGGCGCCGTAGCCCTGGTGGATCCGGTCTCACCGGTGAGGACTGCCAACCCGGAGAGCCAGCCCAAGTGA
- a CDS encoding MarR family winged helix-turn-helix transcriptional regulator codes for MTPQELGRTKALHEVEENLRLLTETVRSRMRDAAKGIDPTLPLFGLKMLQLLKREGPLHSGAAADLLMVDKSVISRQSRQLEELGLIEVQADPRDGRARVLVLTPAAEERVGAVQTGIMLDSHILDDWSAEELHEFAGYLSRLRSPSTLADAS; via the coding sequence GTGACACCGCAGGAGCTGGGCCGGACAAAGGCCCTGCACGAGGTTGAGGAAAATCTGCGTCTACTCACGGAAACCGTTCGCAGCCGCATGCGGGACGCAGCCAAGGGCATCGACCCGACCCTGCCCCTGTTTGGCCTCAAAATGCTGCAACTGCTCAAGCGCGAGGGCCCGCTGCATTCCGGAGCGGCGGCAGACCTGCTGATGGTGGACAAAAGCGTCATCAGCAGGCAGTCGCGACAGCTCGAGGAACTGGGACTGATTGAGGTGCAGGCCGACCCCCGGGACGGCCGCGCCCGCGTGCTGGTCCTGACACCGGCCGCAGAGGAACGGGTGGGCGCTGTCCAAACCGGCATTATGCTGGACAGCCACATCCTGGATGACTGGTCGGCGGAAGAGCTGCATGAATTTGCCGGCTATCTCTCCCGGCTTCGCAGCCCCAGTACGCTGGCAGACGCGAGCTGA
- a CDS encoding VOC family protein yields MAIARTPTTVIDCPDPAALATFYGALLDWTVNLHEDESYDGWTDITDATGQRYCFQQVENYTAPVWPEQDIPQQVHIDVDVDDLDEAEAAVLQLGATKHPYQPGTTFRVFLDPAGHPFCLCLA; encoded by the coding sequence ATGGCTATCGCACGCACTCCCACCACTGTCATTGACTGCCCTGATCCCGCGGCACTTGCGACCTTTTACGGTGCCCTGCTGGATTGGACGGTGAACCTGCATGAGGATGAATCCTACGACGGCTGGACTGACATTACCGATGCCACCGGCCAGCGCTATTGCTTCCAGCAGGTGGAAAACTACACGGCGCCGGTCTGGCCGGAACAGGACATTCCGCAGCAGGTGCATATTGATGTGGATGTTGATGACCTGGATGAAGCCGAGGCGGCGGTGCTGCAGCTCGGTGCCACTAAGCATCCGTACCAGCCGGGTACCACCTTTCGCGTTTTTCTGGATCCGGCCGGACACCCGTTCTGCCTCTGCCTGGCGTAG
- a CDS encoding ABC transporter ATP-binding protein: MSGIESPGVDGGGGGRGGRGPAKLNPADKKQLKQHPVSLSRIAALFAPHKGTIAVVVLLITAASVVGLAQPFLVRAVIDDALPNGNVRLLAFLTAAMVGVAAVTSAIGVVQTWLATAMGQRVMHTLRVNLFTHLQSQSLGFFTRTRGGEVQSRLTHDISGMQSVVTTTATGVASNLTTAVATAVAMVALSPGLSLISLIVLPPAIWLSRRVAKIRREVTDERQRELAALHTQVEEGLSVSGVRLAKTLGTIPRDASRFTARSEKLVGLELRSQLAGRWRMATMQIVFAAIPAVIYLAAGFPATSGGMTIGTLVAFTALQGTIFRPVMGLLNIGVQWVTALAFFSRIFEYLDLVPAIKAPEHPVRLDPATVRGEVRFEGVRFAYDGGPDVLHGIDLTLSPGTATAVVGATGSGKSTLASLLPRLNDVSSGRVTIDGVDLREIAPEDLARIVGVVSQDTYLIHASVRENLLLAAPEATDEQLWQALAAARIADSIGALPQGLDTLVGARGHRFSGGEQQRLAIARTILRNPPVLVLDEATSALDNTTEAQVQAALERLSAGRTTLTIAHRLSTVENADQVVVLDAGEIVERGTPARLREAGGAFARLAARSASIPAAGTGILQ, from the coding sequence ATATCAGGAATCGAGAGCCCCGGCGTCGACGGCGGAGGTGGCGGCCGCGGAGGCCGCGGACCCGCGAAACTCAACCCGGCGGACAAAAAACAGCTCAAGCAGCATCCCGTTTCACTCTCCCGCATCGCGGCGCTGTTCGCACCGCACAAGGGAACCATCGCCGTCGTCGTCCTGCTCATCACCGCAGCTTCAGTGGTGGGGCTCGCGCAGCCGTTTCTAGTGCGCGCTGTGATCGACGATGCCCTGCCCAACGGCAACGTCCGCCTCCTGGCCTTCCTCACCGCTGCCATGGTGGGAGTTGCCGCCGTCACGTCGGCGATCGGTGTGGTGCAGACCTGGCTGGCCACGGCCATGGGCCAGCGTGTCATGCACACCCTGCGCGTGAACCTCTTCACCCACCTGCAGTCCCAGTCGCTGGGCTTCTTCACCCGGACCCGGGGCGGCGAAGTCCAGTCCCGCCTCACGCACGACATCTCCGGCATGCAGTCAGTCGTCACCACCACCGCCACCGGTGTTGCCTCCAACCTCACGACGGCGGTTGCCACCGCGGTGGCGATGGTGGCCCTCTCCCCCGGGCTGAGCCTGATCTCGCTGATCGTACTGCCGCCGGCCATCTGGCTGTCCCGCCGCGTCGCCAAAATCCGCCGCGAGGTCACCGACGAGCGCCAGCGCGAACTCGCCGCCCTGCACACCCAGGTGGAGGAGGGCCTGTCCGTTTCCGGCGTGCGCCTGGCTAAAACCCTGGGCACCATTCCCCGCGACGCCAGCCGCTTCACCGCCCGCTCGGAGAAACTCGTGGGGTTGGAGCTGCGCAGCCAGCTCGCCGGACGCTGGCGGATGGCCACCATGCAGATTGTCTTCGCAGCCATTCCCGCCGTCATCTATCTCGCCGCAGGTTTCCCTGCCACGAGCGGCGGCATGACCATTGGCACCCTGGTTGCCTTCACCGCCCTGCAGGGGACCATCTTCCGGCCGGTAATGGGCCTGCTGAACATCGGCGTGCAGTGGGTTACCGCACTGGCGTTCTTTTCCCGGATCTTCGAATACCTTGATCTGGTTCCGGCCATCAAGGCGCCGGAACATCCCGTCCGGCTGGACCCGGCCACGGTGCGCGGCGAAGTCCGGTTCGAGGGTGTGCGGTTCGCGTACGACGGCGGTCCGGACGTTCTGCACGGCATCGACCTGACACTGTCCCCGGGTACCGCCACCGCCGTCGTGGGGGCAACCGGTTCCGGCAAGAGCACCCTGGCGTCGCTGCTGCCGCGGCTCAACGATGTCAGTAGCGGCCGCGTCACGATCGACGGAGTGGACCTGCGGGAGATTGCGCCGGAGGATCTGGCCAGAATTGTCGGCGTAGTGTCACAGGACACCTACCTGATTCATGCCTCCGTCCGTGAAAACCTCCTGCTGGCCGCTCCGGAAGCCACGGATGAGCAGCTGTGGCAGGCACTGGCGGCGGCCCGGATCGCAGACTCCATCGGCGCCCTGCCCCAAGGGCTGGACACCTTGGTGGGCGCACGCGGACACCGTTTCTCCGGTGGCGAGCAGCAGCGCCTGGCCATTGCCCGCACCATCCTGCGCAACCCGCCGGTACTGGTGCTGGACGAGGCCACCTCGGCACTGGACAACACCACCGAGGCGCAGGTCCAGGCCGCCCTGGAGCGGCTGTCCGCCGGCCGGACCACGCTGACCATCGCACACCGGCTGTCCACCGTCGAGAACGCGGACCAGGTGGTGGTGCTCGACGCCGGAGAGATCGTCGAGCGCGGCACTCCCGCCCGTCTGCGGGAAGCGGGCGGCGCGTTTGCCCGGCTGGCCGCCAGGAGCGCCTCTATTCCTGCTGCAGGGACTGGAATCCTTCAATGA
- a CDS encoding MarR family winged helix-turn-helix transcriptional regulator gives MIDASADPAALGDLMHAAFRGLRKRWMLQLAPFDLTPHQFRALNAVARAALTSSGSKGEPGPEETPGLRLKELAERLRIAPRSATEVVDQLAAKGLIERTPHPTDRRATLLALTAEGESLRKQVLADRKREADEFFSVLEPADRAELVRILGELVPERGVN, from the coding sequence ATGATAGATGCCTCCGCCGATCCGGCGGCCCTGGGAGACCTGATGCACGCCGCGTTCCGCGGACTTCGGAAGCGCTGGATGCTCCAGCTTGCTCCGTTCGATCTGACGCCGCACCAGTTTCGTGCTCTGAATGCCGTGGCGCGTGCTGCCCTCACATCCTCTGGATCGAAGGGTGAACCGGGGCCGGAGGAGACTCCGGGGCTGCGGCTGAAGGAGCTGGCGGAACGGCTGCGGATCGCTCCGCGGTCAGCCACCGAGGTAGTCGACCAGCTTGCTGCGAAGGGTCTGATTGAACGGACGCCGCATCCAACGGACCGCCGGGCGACGCTGCTGGCGCTGACCGCTGAAGGGGAAAGCTTGCGGAAGCAGGTTTTGGCAGACCGGAAGCGGGAGGCTGATGAGTTTTTCTCGGTGTTGGAGCCCGCAGATCGAGCTGAGCTGGTTCGGATTCTGGGCGAGCTGGTACCGGAGCGCGGTGTGAACTGA
- a CDS encoding GNAT family N-acetyltransferase, with protein sequence MDISPKTPPWPAIDPSHGDVILRRFQDEDAAMAMKLATDPYVPTVGTLPANATQDEALGWVERQRQHHIRGTGLAFSIADAGTGRCLGQIGLWLRELGQGRAQAGYAVSPDARGRGAAANALLALCGFAWSIPELHRIELYIEPWNTASVRTAENAGFSREGLLRSHQEIAGARRDMLLYAVVREAAP encoded by the coding sequence ATGGATATCAGCCCAAAGACTCCGCCCTGGCCGGCCATCGACCCGTCCCACGGAGACGTAATCCTTCGCCGGTTTCAGGATGAGGACGCCGCCATGGCGATGAAACTCGCCACAGACCCCTACGTACCCACGGTGGGAACCCTGCCGGCCAACGCGACTCAGGACGAAGCCCTCGGGTGGGTCGAACGGCAGCGGCAGCACCACATCCGCGGAACGGGGCTGGCCTTTTCCATCGCCGACGCCGGGACCGGCCGCTGCCTGGGCCAGATCGGACTGTGGCTCCGAGAGCTGGGACAGGGCCGTGCCCAGGCCGGCTATGCGGTCAGCCCGGACGCCCGCGGCCGCGGTGCAGCCGCCAATGCGTTGCTGGCACTGTGCGGTTTCGCCTGGTCCATTCCCGAGCTGCACCGGATTGAGCTGTATATCGAACCCTGGAACACGGCCTCCGTCCGCACTGCGGAAAACGCCGGTTTCTCCCGCGAGGGACTGCTCCGCAGCCACCAGGAAATTGCGGGAGCCAGGCGGGACATGCTCCTCTATGCCGTTGTCCGGGAGGCAGCGCCGTAG
- a CDS encoding maleylpyruvate isomerase N-terminal domain-containing protein, whose amino-acid sequence MNLDANPQRASELCQEAHTRLLRSADKLTDSDVRAASLLPGWTVGHVLTHVARNADSHARRITGALDGLDLPKYLGGSKQREEEIKAGAGRSADELVADLEASESRLEEVFDRYAAAGWPNGHFLGGSDYGVWACPAHRLREIEMHHVDLGLGYTPADWPEEYVAWDLQNLLAGAADRLVSSGDRRAFMAWLSGRGPLDPETELAPW is encoded by the coding sequence ATGAATCTTGATGCCAATCCGCAGCGCGCATCGGAACTGTGCCAGGAAGCTCACACACGGCTCCTGCGGAGTGCGGACAAGCTGACGGACTCCGATGTCCGAGCTGCCAGTCTTTTGCCCGGATGGACCGTGGGGCACGTTCTCACGCATGTGGCTCGCAATGCCGATTCCCACGCCCGGCGAATAACGGGGGCTTTGGACGGACTCGATCTGCCCAAGTACCTGGGCGGCAGCAAACAGCGGGAGGAGGAAATCAAGGCGGGTGCCGGGCGATCAGCAGACGAGCTCGTTGCCGATCTGGAAGCCAGCGAATCCCGGCTTGAGGAGGTCTTCGACCGGTACGCAGCGGCAGGATGGCCCAACGGTCATTTCCTCGGTGGATCGGACTACGGCGTGTGGGCGTGCCCGGCACACAGGTTGCGCGAAATCGAGATGCACCATGTGGATCTGGGGCTCGGCTACACCCCCGCGGATTGGCCGGAGGAATACGTGGCGTGGGATTTACAGAATTTGCTGGCCGGCGCTGCCGACCGGCTCGTCTCGTCCGGTGACCGGCGAGCGTTCATGGCATGGCTGTCCGGCCGGGGACCCCTGGACCCGGAAACGGAACTGGCCCCCTGGTGA
- a CDS encoding VOC family protein, translating to MTAPMVYVLFPGTAREALTFYAGVFGGELSLHTNADFGSGGPPGAIAHGVLDGVVTLAGADAGRQEKSVQVQGVMLSLLGTAEPALLHKWFAQLSDGGRIVDPLAPKAWGASDGQVVDRYGLHWLIGYEPAAASAVKSATEGNGLHES from the coding sequence ATGACGGCACCCATGGTTTACGTCCTTTTCCCGGGGACTGCGCGCGAAGCCCTGACCTTTTATGCCGGCGTGTTCGGCGGAGAGCTTTCCCTGCACACCAACGCGGACTTCGGCAGCGGCGGTCCGCCCGGTGCCATCGCCCACGGTGTCCTTGACGGTGTGGTCACGCTGGCCGGGGCGGACGCCGGCCGGCAGGAAAAGAGCGTTCAGGTTCAGGGGGTAATGCTCTCCCTGCTGGGAACCGCCGAACCGGCGCTCCTGCATAAATGGTTTGCACAGCTGTCCGACGGCGGCCGGATAGTGGATCCGCTGGCCCCCAAGGCGTGGGGCGCCTCCGACGGGCAGGTGGTTGACCGGTACGGCCTGCACTGGCTGATCGGGTACGAGCCGGCAGCAGCTTCTGCAGTCAAATCCGCAACCGAAGGGAACGGGCTCCATGAATCTTGA
- a CDS encoding S-layer homology domain-containing protein: MAVTTSLMLAGLLTAGPASAVEPAPVPAPAELAAPQSTPAQSKQQIIDVFNGINAFRKGKGLKPLRIGANASLVAQEWSTRMADTTTLEHSSGYAKDKRIESGFVSAAESVAYNSYGTGQSMVDQWINSPGHNANMSRPADNVMGVGIAFDKQDGFMWGTTTYYQYGQVPQKTFATAEEYLASIAPMPPAVFKDVPNGSAFAEDIRWMTEQGITTGWPDGTFRPLDSVRRDAMATFLYRLAESPQHRPQNVSPFKDVSPSQQFYKEMTWLAGTKITTGWPDGTFRPLDTVRRDAMAAFLYRSAGSPAYTPPKTSVFTDVTPGNQFYKEISWLADQGISTGWSQPNGTRTFAPGQAVARDAMAAFMHRFDQRGW; the protein is encoded by the coding sequence ATGGCCGTCACGACATCCCTGATGCTGGCAGGACTGCTCACGGCTGGCCCGGCGTCTGCCGTGGAACCGGCGCCGGTCCCTGCGCCCGCAGAGCTTGCCGCACCCCAAAGCACCCCCGCTCAGAGCAAGCAGCAGATTATTGACGTGTTCAACGGAATCAATGCCTTCCGTAAAGGCAAAGGCCTCAAGCCGCTGCGGATCGGTGCGAACGCTTCACTCGTGGCCCAGGAGTGGTCCACCCGCATGGCGGACACAACAACGCTGGAGCACTCCTCAGGCTATGCCAAGGACAAGCGGATTGAATCCGGTTTTGTCTCCGCTGCCGAGAGCGTCGCCTACAACAGCTACGGCACGGGCCAGTCCATGGTGGACCAGTGGATCAATTCCCCCGGACACAACGCCAACATGAGCCGGCCCGCGGACAACGTCATGGGTGTGGGAATCGCGTTCGACAAGCAGGACGGTTTCATGTGGGGAACCACCACGTACTACCAGTACGGGCAGGTGCCGCAAAAGACGTTTGCGACGGCGGAAGAGTATCTCGCCAGCATTGCCCCCATGCCGCCGGCCGTTTTCAAGGACGTCCCGAACGGTTCAGCCTTTGCCGAGGATATCCGCTGGATGACCGAGCAGGGCATCACCACCGGATGGCCCGACGGAACCTTCCGTCCATTGGACTCTGTGCGCCGCGACGCAATGGCGACCTTCCTGTACCGGCTGGCGGAATCACCCCAGCACAGGCCGCAAAACGTCTCCCCTTTTAAGGACGTGTCCCCCAGCCAGCAGTTCTACAAAGAAATGACCTGGCTTGCCGGAACCAAGATCACCACCGGCTGGCCGGACGGCACCTTCCGTCCGCTGGACACCGTCCGCCGCGATGCCATGGCCGCCTTCCTGTACCGCAGCGCCGGTTCACCGGCGTACACCCCGCCCAAGACATCCGTCTTCACTGACGTCACCCCGGGAAACCAGTTTTACAAGGAGATCTCGTGGCTCGCAGACCAGGGCATCTCCACCGGCTGGTCCCAGCCCAACGGCACCAGGACCTTTGCTCCGGGGCAGGCTGTGGCCCGTGATGCCATGGCCGCCTTCATGCACCGCTTCGATCAGCGGGGCTGGTAA